The following proteins are co-located in the Flammeovirga kamogawensis genome:
- a CDS encoding sensor histidine kinase produces MQTHRFLYQVLYSILLTLGITTIHAFAQSLNPNVPVHEYEIKTWTKIQDTPIDRVFSIKQDTSGYLWIGSDRGLLKFDGAVVEVFNLSTDPIIESESIKSVEFDKNNRLWFATNRGLFYLRDNKVVQLYNEKGEKLGKTLSMFTDKEGVLWFTSKWKVYSFENDQLIQHKYPNQSLFRIFPSEEDGQLLALHTDIKKQQSEIYKWNIKTNETKKITKAPLDLLAFTIKESKGKLLIGGQWGELCHYNPSTAQLTYWLGKNKSKQFLRDILVQEDGTVWAGGEGLHRVYNNKVETIYDTDGLTYYKISTIFLDRDGNLWAGSTAGLNYLSNTPFSEIPKSKETKNVRFCEPTVINDQVVFGSDNNGVFTFNGKEIIKLHSSPFLGSVIYKTAKSNNGNLLLSTNKGGFEVKIENDQLKLIKKIWTGKTTGLFQLSNGKYIINNKEGFYITNKDTLIRLKSPFSKIESLSKTMGDNWLTTSVGVYLIEDDTLRLFNKHLSLTKYIVDVTIDYDSSLWVGTYGSGLVHIKNRDEVIHYDTRSNLPANQAMLIAMSKPQGKWFFVTHKRQPYMQEIIPTVKDGQHVMNLGKKFKWNFAEGAFHEIGYNPYFIKLHSQLYLLTKDNLYTFKPKKVHYSPPKVVLQEVVANNVKIDGFPTTFPADLKQIEFHLSTLDFTQDDNINYEFKIEGYDKEWLKMGNRTIAYYNALPTGNYTFNARIRNANSTYTYLRNPYSFNKKEYWYKTTFAQIIYIIFLGAFIYALFQWRLRIVKIQRKNLQIKVDERTRELKYLNDNLEELVENRTQKISLLNHDLTQSKERLNYALEATKDGIWDYNVINDQLVLSEGAAQLLGYTLKDCNKQTGIFPFIHTDDKQRWVSIYEEPRHQKKIDEFDDHEFRFFHKNGQLVWILVKCKIVERTKTGNPQRIVGTYIDVTEKKRKTQEILEAILRTEDNERQRISKDIHDGLQQTLTISSLNFQSVIKNIDQFPIPLKEKFETGWNYLQNSISESRSVAHSLMPKAIVDFGIISAFESLILEVDKSSETIEFTFFHNFKDPKIENPQIEITLYRILQEGINNIFKYSKASKVDIQLKSYDEIFMLTIEDNGVGFDASKILKANTGLGFKGMKNRLDAIDGFLEIESREGRGTTLLIEINKNF; encoded by the coding sequence ATGCAAACACATCGATTTCTATATCAAGTTCTTTATTCTATTTTGTTGACTTTAGGAATCACAACGATACATGCATTTGCTCAATCTCTAAACCCTAATGTTCCTGTTCATGAATATGAAATCAAAACATGGACAAAAATTCAAGATACTCCTATTGATAGGGTTTTTTCTATTAAACAAGATACTAGTGGTTACTTATGGATAGGGTCTGATAGAGGTTTACTAAAATTTGATGGTGCTGTAGTGGAAGTTTTTAACCTTAGTACAGATCCAATTATTGAAAGTGAGTCTATTAAATCTGTGGAGTTTGATAAAAATAATCGATTATGGTTTGCTACAAATAGAGGCTTATTTTATCTAAGAGATAACAAAGTTGTTCAACTTTATAATGAAAAAGGAGAAAAGCTAGGTAAAACCTTAAGTATGTTTACTGATAAAGAAGGAGTGTTATGGTTTACTAGCAAATGGAAAGTATATTCTTTTGAAAATGATCAATTAATTCAGCATAAATACCCTAACCAATCTTTATTTAGAATTTTCCCAAGTGAAGAAGATGGTCAGTTGTTAGCACTTCATACTGATATAAAAAAGCAGCAATCTGAAATTTACAAATGGAACATTAAAACAAATGAAACCAAAAAAATAACCAAAGCACCTCTTGATTTATTGGCTTTTACAATAAAAGAAAGCAAAGGTAAATTGCTCATAGGAGGACAATGGGGAGAATTATGTCACTATAATCCATCTACAGCACAATTGACGTATTGGTTAGGCAAGAATAAATCGAAGCAATTTTTAAGAGATATTTTGGTTCAGGAAGATGGTACCGTTTGGGCAGGAGGAGAAGGTTTACATAGAGTTTACAACAATAAAGTTGAAACAATTTATGATACAGATGGACTTACATACTATAAAATCTCCACTATTTTTTTAGATAGAGATGGAAATTTATGGGCAGGGTCTACAGCAGGTTTAAATTACCTTTCTAATACACCTTTTTCAGAAATACCTAAATCTAAGGAAACAAAAAATGTAAGGTTTTGTGAACCAACTGTTATTAATGATCAGGTTGTGTTTGGTTCTGATAATAATGGAGTGTTTACTTTTAATGGAAAAGAGATTATAAAATTGCACTCAAGCCCATTTTTAGGGAGTGTGATATACAAGACAGCTAAATCAAATAATGGAAATTTATTGTTATCTACTAACAAAGGTGGCTTTGAAGTAAAGATTGAGAATGATCAATTAAAATTGATTAAAAAGATATGGACTGGTAAAACAACAGGTTTATTTCAGTTGTCTAACGGTAAATATATCATCAATAATAAAGAAGGTTTTTATATTACTAATAAAGATACTTTGATAAGGCTAAAATCGCCATTTTCTAAAATAGAGAGCCTTTCAAAAACAATGGGAGATAATTGGTTAACTACAAGTGTAGGGGTATATCTAATAGAAGATGATACCTTACGGTTATTCAATAAACATCTATCTTTAACAAAATATATTGTTGATGTTACAATAGATTATGACTCTAGTTTGTGGGTGGGTACTTATGGTTCTGGCCTAGTTCATATAAAAAATAGAGACGAAGTAATTCATTACGATACAAGGTCTAATTTACCTGCAAACCAGGCTATGCTGATTGCAATGTCTAAGCCTCAAGGGAAGTGGTTTTTTGTTACGCACAAAAGGCAGCCTTATATGCAGGAGATTATACCGACTGTTAAAGATGGACAACATGTGATGAACTTGGGGAAGAAATTTAAATGGAATTTTGCTGAAGGGGCGTTTCATGAAATTGGATATAATCCTTATTTTATAAAACTCCATTCTCAACTTTATTTATTAACTAAAGACAATTTATACACGTTTAAACCTAAAAAAGTACATTATTCACCACCTAAAGTAGTGTTACAAGAAGTAGTTGCGAATAATGTGAAAATAGATGGATTTCCTACTACTTTCCCTGCAGATTTAAAGCAAATAGAGTTTCATTTATCAACACTCGATTTTACACAAGATGATAATATCAACTATGAGTTTAAGATTGAAGGATATGATAAGGAATGGTTAAAAATGGGGAATAGAACTATTGCATATTATAATGCATTACCTACTGGTAATTATACTTTCAATGCTCGAATAAGAAATGCGAATAGTACTTATACTTATCTAAGAAATCCTTATTCATTTAATAAGAAAGAGTATTGGTATAAAACTACTTTTGCACAAATCATTTACATTATATTTCTAGGTGCTTTTATCTATGCACTTTTTCAATGGAGATTAAGAATAGTAAAAATACAACGTAAAAACTTACAGATTAAAGTAGATGAAAGAACTAGAGAACTAAAATATTTAAATGATAATTTAGAAGAATTAGTAGAGAATAGAACACAAAAAATATCATTATTAAACCATGACTTAACACAAAGTAAAGAACGCTTAAATTATGCATTAGAAGCAACAAAAGATGGTATTTGGGATTATAATGTAATAAATGATCAGCTCGTATTAAGTGAGGGGGCTGCTCAATTATTAGGGTATACTTTGAAAGATTGTAATAAGCAAACAGGAATTTTTCCTTTTATACATACTGATGATAAACAACGATGGGTTTCTATTTATGAAGAGCCTAGACATCAGAAGAAAATAGATGAATTTGATGATCATGAATTTAGATTTTTTCATAAAAATGGACAATTGGTATGGATCCTTGTTAAATGCAAAATTGTAGAAAGAACTAAAACAGGTAACCCGCAACGTATAGTAGGTACTTATATTGATGTAACCGAAAAGAAACGTAAAACACAAGAAATATTAGAAGCTATCCTGAGAACGGAGGACAATGAACGACAAAGAATTTCAAAAGATATTCATGATGGATTACAACAAACACTAACTATATCTTCTTTAAACTTTCAATCTGTAATAAAAAATATTGATCAGTTTCCGATACCATTAAAAGAAAAATTTGAGACAGGTTGGAATTATCTTCAGAACTCTATTTCGGAGAGTAGGTCCGTAGCACATAGTTTAATGCCAAAAGCAATTGTTGATTTTGGTATTATCTCTGCATTCGAAAGTCTTATTTTAGAGGTTGATAAGAGCAGTGAAACAATAGAATTTACGTTCTTTCATAATTTTAAAGATCCAAAAATTGAAAACCCCCAAATAGAAATAACTTTATATCGTATTCTTCAAGAAGGAATTAATAATATCTTTAAATATTCTAAAGCCAGTAAAGTTGATATTCAATTAAAAAGCTACGATGAAATTTTTATGCTAACTATTGAAGATAATGGAGTTGGGTTTGATGCATCAAAAATATTAAAGGCAAATACTGGTTTAGGATTTAAAGGAATGAAGAACCGTTTAGATGCAATAGATGGTTTCTTAGAAATTGAAAGTAGGGAAGGAAGAGGAACTACATTATTAATAGAAATCAATAAAAATTTTTAA